The following proteins are co-located in the Bacteroidales bacterium genome:
- the meaB gene encoding methylmalonyl Co-A mutase-associated GTPase MeaB: MSEEKKPYKSAMRVQHGIEQPPVINPLAADKYSKPVHALLDLDTFYNGILQGNRMVLGKAITLIESTLPEHQQLAQAIIEKCLAHSGNSIRIGITGVPGVGKSTFIETLGTRLTNNGKKLAVLAIDPSSQRSKGSILGDKTRMESLSANENAFIRPSPSAGTLGGVARKTRETLILCEAAGYNVIFIETVGVGQSETAVHNMVDFFLLLMLAGAGDELQGIKRGIMEMADAIVINKAEADNLPKALLAKSQLENALHYFPPSDSGWKPIVEVCSAINNTGIDMVWQIVEDYLAFTTANNYFEKRRKNQDHSIMMNTIEGTLMFHFRQNKKLAAMMREIEAGLTDQKFSAYMAAQKLVDFYLKDMADNKR, encoded by the coding sequence ATGTCAGAAGAAAAGAAACCATATAAATCGGCCATGCGGGTTCAGCATGGAATTGAACAACCACCTGTTATTAACCCGTTGGCTGCTGATAAGTATTCAAAACCGGTTCATGCACTTTTGGATTTGGATACATTTTATAATGGAATACTGCAAGGCAACCGGATGGTGCTCGGAAAAGCCATCACTTTAATTGAAAGCACTTTACCCGAACATCAACAATTGGCTCAGGCCATCATTGAGAAATGCCTTGCTCACAGTGGCAATAGCATTCGCATTGGTATCACCGGGGTGCCGGGAGTTGGGAAAAGCACGTTTATTGAAACGCTTGGAACCCGTTTGACAAATAATGGAAAAAAACTGGCTGTGCTAGCTATTGACCCAAGCAGTCAGCGCAGCAAAGGAAGTATCCTTGGCGACAAGACCCGCATGGAATCACTTTCAGCCAATGAAAATGCTTTTATCCGGCCTTCACCTTCTGCCGGAACACTTGGCGGTGTGGCCCGTAAAACAAGGGAAACCCTTATTCTTTGCGAAGCCGCAGGCTATAATGTCATCTTTATTGAAACCGTTGGTGTTGGACAATCAGAAACTGCTGTACACAACATGGTAGATTTTTTCCTGCTATTGATGTTGGCCGGCGCCGGCGATGAATTGCAGGGGATCAAACGTGGCATCATGGAAATGGCCGATGCCATTGTGATCAACAAAGCCGAGGCTGATAATCTTCCCAAAGCATTGCTTGCCAAATCACAGCTTGAAAATGCGCTGCATTATTTCCCCCCTTCTGATAGCGGCTGGAAACCCATTGTTGAAGTTTGCTCAGCGATAAACAACACCGGAATTGACATGGTGTGGCAGATCGTTGAAGATTATCTGGCTTTCACCACAGCTAACAATTACTTTGAGAAGCGTCGTAAAAACCAGGATCACAGCATCATGATGAATACAATTGAGGGTACTCTGATGTTTCATTTCAGGCAGAATAAAAAGCTTGCCGCGATGATGAGAGAAATTGAAGCAGGTCTTACCGATCAGAAGTTCAGCGCATATATGGCTGCACAAAAACTGGTTGATTTCTATTTGAAGGATATGGCTGATAATAAGCGGTAA
- a CDS encoding glutamine synthetase, which translates to MQNSIELNPNPLVQYLNKPSKDFTKADLIKYVEDHNIEMINFRYVAGDGRLKTLNFVINNRKHLNTILTQGERVDGSSLFKFIEAGSSDLYVVPRYRTAFLNPFNQIPTLDILCSYYNKDGDPLASAPENIIRKAHQVLKDKTGYTYQTMGELEYYVISEKQSLFSATDQRGYHESTPFVKWEQFRNDAMVAIAQAGGVLKYSHSEVGNFHIDNLDYEQNEIEFMPVDVEDAADQLVIAKWILRTLAQKYGVNITFAPKITAGKAGSGLHFHTKLLKDGKNLMVQDGRLSDIARKAIAGYLDLAPSLTAFGNTNPTSYFRLVPHQEAPTNICWGDRNRSVLVRVPLGWTGKHNMINDANPAEPQHNADFQDVQTVEFRCPDGSADVYLTLAGLAVAARHGLEMGNALKYAEDTYVDVNIFADEHKSKVAKLKQLPLSCWDSAKRLEEQKEMYMKYGVFPLSLIEGTAKMLRSYNDENLRDDIQHDQGKILKLVNQYFHCG; encoded by the coding sequence ATGCAGAACTCCATCGAACTCAATCCGAACCCACTGGTTCAGTACTTGAACAAACCCTCAAAAGATTTTACCAAGGCCGATCTCATCAAGTATGTAGAAGACCACAACATCGAAATGATCAATTTTCGTTACGTGGCCGGTGATGGAAGGTTAAAGACACTCAATTTTGTGATCAACAACCGCAAGCATCTCAACACCATTTTAACCCAGGGTGAACGTGTTGATGGCTCAAGCCTATTCAAATTCATAGAAGCCGGGTCAAGCGACCTTTATGTGGTTCCACGTTACAGGACCGCTTTCCTGAACCCTTTCAACCAAATTCCCACGCTGGATATTTTGTGTTCATATTATAATAAGGATGGCGATCCACTGGCCTCTGCCCCTGAAAATATCATCCGCAAAGCGCACCAGGTTTTGAAGGATAAAACGGGTTACACATACCAGACTATGGGAGAACTTGAATATTATGTAATCAGTGAGAAACAATCACTTTTCAGTGCAACCGATCAGCGAGGATATCACGAATCTACGCCTTTTGTTAAATGGGAACAGTTTAGGAATGATGCAATGGTTGCCATTGCACAAGCGGGCGGGGTGCTGAAATACAGCCATTCCGAAGTTGGAAATTTTCATATTGACAACCTCGACTATGAGCAAAATGAAATTGAATTTATGCCGGTTGATGTTGAAGATGCAGCCGATCAACTCGTCATTGCCAAGTGGATATTGCGCACATTGGCTCAGAAATATGGCGTGAACATCACATTTGCCCCAAAAATAACTGCCGGGAAAGCTGGTAGCGGTTTACACTTTCATACCAAACTTTTAAAAGACGGAAAGAACCTGATGGTCCAGGATGGTCGTCTGAGCGATATTGCACGCAAGGCCATTGCCGGGTATCTCGATCTGGCACCTTCGCTAACCGCCTTTGGAAATACCAATCCTACCTCATACTTCAGGTTGGTTCCTCACCAGGAAGCGCCAACCAATATCTGCTGGGGCGACAGGAACCGCTCTGTTCTTGTAAGGGTTCCGTTAGGCTGGACCGGCAAGCATAACATGATCAATGATGCCAACCCTGCCGAGCCACAGCACAATGCAGATTTCCAGGATGTTCAAACCGTAGAATTTCGTTGTCCGGATGGATCGGCTGATGTGTATCTGACCCTGGCCGGATTAGCTGTTGCAGCACGTCATGGACTTGAAATGGGGAATGCGCTGAAATATGCTGAAGATACTTACGTGGATGTGAATATTTTCGCTGATGAGCATAAGTCAAAAGTGGCAAAACTCAAACAGTTGCCACTTTCGTGCTGGGATTCAGCGAAACGGCTTGAAGAACAAAAAGAGATGTACATGAAGTATGGTGTTTTCCCGCTAAGCCTGATTGAAGGCACAGCAAAAATGCTACGATCCTACAATGATGAAAACCTCAGGGATGACATACAGCATGACCAGGGTAAAATTCTAAAGCTTGTTAACCAATACTTCCATTGCGGATAA
- a CDS encoding flippase-like domain-containing protein gives MPARHRQVLRFFSFWRIAIPIFIGLAAATVLFIRDFDPDLFSNIQWATYPALWFLLVIVLMVIRDLAYMYRIRLLTDGEITWKRSFQVIMLWEFASSITPSVVGGAAVALFVVRKEGINMGRTTAVVMTTALLDELFYIIMVPVVIFIVGTSNLFISEPSFVIAGLKFSSKGVFLIGYLFILVLTGIILFGIFISPGKVKQLLVSVFKVRFLRRWLPQAEQTGDELITTSAEMRSKSLLFWLKAYLATIVSWTARFWVVNALIMAFAPVSEHFLIYARQLIMWVILLISPTPGGSGIAEYFFPLFLGEFIGAGLSTPLAILWRLISYYPYIFIGVLVLPIWFRRVYFGKRRSIRFRSS, from the coding sequence ATGCCAGCCCGCCATCGTCAGGTACTCCGTTTCTTTTCATTCTGGCGCATTGCCATACCTATTTTTATTGGCCTGGCAGCGGCAACAGTTTTGTTTATTCGCGACTTTGATCCTGATCTGTTTTCAAATATTCAATGGGCGACGTATCCGGCACTTTGGTTTCTACTGGTCATCGTCCTGATGGTCATAAGAGATTTGGCTTACATGTACCGCATCAGGTTATTGACTGATGGAGAAATCACCTGGAAAAGAAGCTTTCAGGTGATTATGTTATGGGAATTTGCCTCTTCTATAACCCCTTCAGTTGTTGGTGGAGCGGCTGTTGCGCTATTCGTGGTTCGCAAAGAAGGAATTAACATGGGCAGGACAACAGCTGTGGTTATGACAACGGCCTTACTCGATGAGCTCTTTTACATTATTATGGTTCCGGTTGTGATATTTATCGTTGGAACCAGCAACCTATTTATTTCAGAACCCAGTTTTGTGATCGCAGGCCTAAAGTTCAGCAGCAAAGGGGTTTTTCTTATTGGGTACCTGTTTATACTGGTTCTCACAGGCATCATTCTATTTGGAATTTTTATTAGCCCCGGCAAGGTAAAACAGCTTTTGGTAAGCGTTTTTAAAGTTCGCTTTCTTAGGCGGTGGCTGCCACAGGCTGAGCAAACCGGCGATGAACTTATCACAACCTCTGCGGAAATGAGAAGCAAGTCATTGCTTTTTTGGCTCAAAGCTTATCTAGCTACAATCGTCTCATGGACAGCTCGCTTTTGGGTGGTTAACGCACTTATTATGGCTTTTGCACCTGTTAGCGAACACTTCCTGATATATGCAAGGCAACTTATAATGTGGGTAATTTTACTTATAAGCCCAACGCCCGGGGGTAGCGGTATTGCTGAATATTTTTTCCCACTCTTTCTTGGCGAATTTATAGGCGCAGGGCTTAGCACTCCCCTGGCTATTTTGTGGAGGTTAATCAGTTATTACCCCTATATTTTTATCGGGGTATTGGTGTTGCCGATATGGTTTAGAAGGGTTTACTTCGGAAAGCGAAGGAGCATCAGGTTCAGGAGTTCCTGA
- a CDS encoding Hsp20/alpha crystallin family protein, with product MTIIRWSQPARLSDIFDDIFTKSMEGIDKKNCDCIPAANIIENENAFEIHIAAPGYNKEDVRIDLENNVLTVSCDKNKTNGQDINYIRREFDYGTFRRAFSLPKVVDTEKIAADYANGILQIKLPKPEESKARLSKQIAVS from the coding sequence ATGACAATCATTCGCTGGAGCCAACCCGCCCGCCTTTCCGATATCTTTGATGATATTTTCACAAAGTCAATGGAAGGTATTGACAAGAAAAATTGCGATTGCATCCCTGCGGCAAACATCATTGAAAATGAAAACGCCTTTGAAATTCATATTGCCGCGCCTGGATATAATAAGGAGGATGTTCGTATTGATCTTGAAAACAATGTACTCACCGTGTCCTGCGATAAAAACAAGACCAATGGTCAGGACATTAATTATATCCGTCGTGAATTTGACTATGGAACTTTCAGACGTGCTTTTTCATTGCCGAAGGTAGTGGATACTGAAAAAATAGCTGCTGATTATGCAAATGGAATTCTGCAGATTAAGCTCCCAAAACCTGAAGAATCAAAAGCACGTTTAAGTAAGCAAATTGCTGTTTCGTAA
- a CDS encoding DMT family transporter, which produces MSNKVKAHIALLVSGLLFGANYWIAKGIMPDPMLPRQIIFIRVFSAAVLFWVLSLTFKKETVSKKHLLLIALSSALGVAVNQIFFFEGLNLTTPVDAAILHATSPIMVLIFAAWVIREKVLFINMVGVILGAAGALLLIISGKDVAVFRGDLLGNIFILINLVAYALYLVLIKPIMEIYHPFTVMKWVFVFGLIAVTPFTMHTLLDFKMQVLTGNTLLSLVFIVIGTTVIAYLLTIFGLKYLKASSVGYYIYLQPLMAGIIGLIWFTEAVTWIKAIAAFLIFAGVYFVNLKRKALNEKY; this is translated from the coding sequence GTGAGTAATAAGGTAAAAGCACATATAGCTCTTTTGGTCAGCGGACTACTCTTTGGCGCCAATTACTGGATTGCCAAAGGAATAATGCCTGATCCAATGCTTCCGCGTCAGATTATTTTTATCAGGGTTTTCAGTGCAGCCGTATTATTTTGGGTGCTTTCGCTTACCTTTAAAAAAGAAACTGTATCTAAAAAGCATCTTTTACTCATTGCATTATCGAGTGCATTAGGTGTAGCTGTTAACCAGATTTTTTTCTTTGAAGGTCTCAACCTGACTACGCCAGTTGACGCTGCCATCCTGCATGCTACCAGTCCTATTATGGTATTGATCTTTGCTGCATGGGTAATCAGGGAAAAGGTATTATTCATTAATATGGTGGGTGTGATCCTAGGCGCTGCCGGCGCTTTGTTGCTCATCATTTCAGGCAAAGACGTTGCAGTTTTCAGAGGCGATCTTTTAGGCAATATTTTTATCCTTATCAACCTCGTGGCGTATGCATTATATCTTGTACTCATCAAACCCATCATGGAAATTTATCATCCTTTTACGGTTATGAAATGGGTTTTTGTTTTCGGGCTGATTGCAGTTACACCATTTACCATGCACACATTACTTGACTTCAAAATGCAGGTTCTCACCGGCAACACCTTACTTTCACTTGTATTCATTGTAATTGGAACCACAGTGATTGCCTACCTGCTTACAATATTTGGCTTAAAATACCTGAAAGCCAGTTCAGTGGGGTATTATATTTATTTGCAGCCTCTGATGGCTGGAATTATTGGTTTAATCTGGTTTACAGAGGCGGTTACCTGGATAAAGGCAATTGCGGCTTTCTTAATTTTTGCAGGCGTTTATTTTGTGAACCTGAAAAGGAAAGCATTGAATGAGAAATATTGA
- a CDS encoding phosphatidylserine/phosphatidylglycerophosphate/cardiolipin synthase family protein has translation MMEEKSDRYQVFDHPPSLYEAMLEDIDQAKEYIYLETYKFGNDSIGSRFRNALTKKAREGIKIKILIDSWGAAVPLAYFSEMMRFGAEIRFFKKIVLAFDFFTKNHRRNHRKLLIIDDHITYIGSANIAGHSIKWRELQLRLKSKIAVHFKRSFLASFKIYNKYIFNKFTYRKAVFYCDFEIVQDIPSIYRQRIKKRYEDLIKKAQKEIIIETPYFVPGFKLRKELIEAAIRGVDVKILMPEHSDVRIVDLIRNKYLGHMYRNNVKILFYTPANLHAKAVLIDNKTFGVGSANFDYRSFRYLHEIVLFGSNAETIRLLRTHLGETLNYCIPFNYDAWNNRPVIEKILSQLLIPFRHLF, from the coding sequence ATGATGGAAGAAAAATCGGATCGATACCAGGTGTTTGATCATCCGCCTTCTTTGTATGAGGCTATGCTTGAGGACATAGACCAGGCCAAAGAGTATATTTATCTTGAAACCTATAAATTTGGTAATGATAGCATCGGTAGCCGGTTCAGAAATGCACTGACAAAAAAAGCCAGGGAAGGAATTAAAATTAAAATTTTGATTGACTCCTGGGGTGCCGCAGTTCCGCTAGCTTACTTCAGCGAAATGATGCGCTTCGGAGCAGAAATCAGGTTCTTCAAAAAGATAGTGCTTGCATTTGATTTCTTTACAAAAAATCACAGGCGTAACCACCGGAAATTACTTATCATTGACGATCACATCACCTATATTGGTTCAGCCAATATTGCAGGGCATTCTATTAAATGGAGAGAGCTTCAATTAAGGCTGAAAAGTAAAATTGCAGTTCACTTTAAACGATCCTTTCTGGCTAGTTTCAAAATCTATAACAAGTATATTTTCAACAAATTCACTTATAGAAAAGCAGTTTTCTATTGCGACTTCGAAATCGTTCAGGATATTCCTTCTATTTATCGCCAACGGATTAAAAAACGATATGAAGACCTGATTAAAAAAGCACAAAAGGAAATTATCATCGAAACGCCTTATTTTGTGCCGGGTTTCAAACTAAGAAAAGAGTTGATTGAAGCCGCCATACGGGGTGTGGATGTGAAAATCCTGATGCCCGAGCATTCTGATGTCAGGATAGTTGACTTAATCCGCAACAAATACCTCGGGCATATGTATCGCAATAATGTCAAGATTTTATTCTACACCCCGGCAAACCTTCATGCCAAGGCTGTCCTCATTGACAATAAAACTTTTGGAGTCGGATCAGCAAACTTCGATTATCGCAGTTTCAGGTATTTGCATGAAATCGTGCTTTTTGGCAGCAATGCAGAAACAATAAGGCTGTTGAGGACCCATTTGGGTGAAACACTGAATTACTGTATCCCTTTTAACTATGATGCCTGGAATAACCGGCCGGTTATTGAAAAAATCCTGTCGCAACTGCTAATTCCCTTTCGACATCTATTCTAA
- a CDS encoding response regulator transcription factor — MIKTIIVDDESRSRETIFELLKMYCDNIEVVDQAEDVKSGLLSIRKHNPDLVLLDIKMPDGTGFDLVRQIEQVNFKIIFITAYEEYAIKAFKFSALDYLLKPIDPEELTLAISKVSTSLHNENLSARIMDFMTYIDHFRKQSDGKKIILKTSENIYVVDTDDIISVESDQNYSRFHLIDGEPIFVSRTMKDYTTMLDGEAFYRIHQSFIINLKHVKRYNRGENICIMSDGSKIPVSYRKKDELFSLFKTITTLYK; from the coding sequence ATGATTAAAACAATAATAGTTGACGATGAGAGCCGTTCACGAGAGACAATATTTGAACTATTGAAAATGTATTGTGATAATATAGAGGTTGTTGATCAGGCTGAGGATGTCAAATCTGGTTTGCTTTCAATCAGAAAACATAATCCGGATCTGGTGCTGCTCGATATTAAAATGCCTGATGGTACTGGGTTTGACCTGGTAAGGCAGATTGAGCAAGTCAATTTCAAAATCATCTTCATCACAGCCTATGAAGAATATGCCATCAAGGCTTTTAAGTTCAGTGCCCTTGATTATTTATTAAAACCCATAGACCCTGAGGAGCTCACACTCGCTATAAGCAAGGTGAGCACTTCACTGCACAATGAAAATCTTAGCGCACGCATCATGGATTTCATGACATATATAGATCATTTTCGCAAACAAAGTGATGGGAAAAAAATCATACTCAAAACCTCCGAGAACATTTATGTTGTTGACACCGATGACATTATCAGTGTTGAATCCGACCAAAACTATAGCCGCTTCCACCTGATTGATGGCGAACCTATCTTTGTTTCGCGAACCATGAAAGATTATACAACTATGCTCGATGGAGAAGCTTTTTACAGGATTCATCAATCTTTCATAATAAACCTGAAACATGTTAAACGTTATAACAGAGGCGAGAATATCTGCATTATGAGCGACGGGTCAAAAATTCCTGTTTCTTATAGAAAAAAAGATGAATTATTTAGCCTCTTTAAGACAATTACGACATTGTATAAATGA
- a CDS encoding tetratricopeptide repeat protein: protein MATRKSLLLFFVFLSVFRLHAGEIDSLEILLPRLKGKEKVDVLNRLIQLNTRSNQDKSIQYGNEAIELANKINYQQGIASAHHYISTAYYYISNYSKALDHLLLSLNIYEAVNDSNTVAVLQNKIAINCRMLGRHEEALSYTFRTLRHAESIADSSAMANAFNNIGGIYKDLNNYQKAAEYYTRSHEISLRNNLEKILSNTYNNLGIIHRFQNNYDSAIEYYQKAIEIDLKLGNKREAAQGLNNIGKSYSFMGRHSEAIEYFESALAINIEINNRESQSVSLMNLGQAYADLAQYNLALSYLEKSYELIELTGNINRQILVMKELARVQTAAGHFQDAASNYQKLLVLNDSLNIQQKRAIISEIEAKYEFEKKAQLIENLKQENNIQELRLNESRIITYGFAMLSLAIIIIAFLLIQRSKLYASHKNALLEQKLFRTQMNPHFIFNALNAIQSFVYKNEPAEAGKYLSNFARLIRLVLTNSREEYITLDNEIRTLEYYLQLQRLRFNNRFEYNIIIDAAIHRELIMVPPMLAQPFIENSIEHGIQHLSTQGNIDIEFKIIDKWIYFNIQDNGIGINQSKLNSQEQFIKHDSLALTITEERLKLLNKNNPQKIELKIIETLNENSEAKGTSITFNIPYRTINDKHPTI from the coding sequence ATGGCCACGAGAAAATCATTGCTGCTGTTTTTCGTGTTTCTGTCTGTTTTCAGGCTTCACGCTGGCGAAATTGACAGTCTGGAGATTTTATTGCCCAGATTGAAAGGAAAGGAAAAGGTAGATGTACTGAATCGGCTCATACAATTGAATACCCGGTCGAACCAGGACAAATCCATACAATATGGAAATGAAGCGATAGAACTGGCAAACAAAATTAATTATCAGCAAGGAATCGCCAGTGCCCATCATTATATTAGCACTGCTTACTATTATATATCCAATTACAGTAAGGCACTGGATCATCTATTGTTAAGCCTGAATATTTATGAAGCTGTAAACGACTCAAATACTGTTGCTGTTTTGCAAAATAAGATAGCAATTAATTGCAGGATGCTAGGAAGGCATGAAGAGGCTCTTTCGTATACATTCCGGACACTCAGGCATGCGGAATCAATCGCAGATTCGTCTGCTATGGCTAATGCATTTAACAATATTGGCGGCATATACAAGGATCTTAATAACTATCAAAAAGCCGCTGAGTATTACACAAGAAGTCATGAAATCTCCCTGCGAAATAATTTGGAAAAAATCCTATCAAATACTTATAACAATCTTGGGATTATCCATAGATTTCAAAACAATTACGACTCAGCAATTGAGTACTATCAAAAAGCCATTGAAATTGATCTAAAGCTGGGAAATAAGCGAGAAGCAGCTCAGGGCTTGAACAATATTGGAAAGAGTTATAGTTTTATGGGCAGGCATAGTGAGGCCATTGAGTATTTTGAATCTGCGCTTGCTATTAACATAGAAATTAATAATCGTGAGAGCCAGTCCGTTTCGTTGATGAATCTTGGTCAGGCATATGCTGATTTAGCACAATATAATCTGGCATTATCCTATCTGGAAAAATCTTACGAATTAATTGAATTGACCGGCAACATCAATCGTCAGATATTGGTAATGAAAGAGCTGGCACGTGTGCAAACGGCTGCGGGGCACTTCCAGGATGCAGCATCAAATTATCAAAAGCTACTGGTATTAAATGATTCCTTGAATATCCAGCAAAAGCGGGCCATAATTTCAGAAATAGAGGCTAAATATGAGTTTGAGAAAAAGGCGCAGCTAATTGAGAACCTAAAGCAGGAGAATAATATTCAAGAGCTTAGGTTAAATGAAAGCCGCATAATTACCTATGGCTTTGCAATGCTATCGCTCGCCATCATTATTATTGCATTCCTGCTTATCCAGAGAAGCAAATTGTACGCCTCACATAAAAACGCATTGCTCGAACAAAAGCTTTTCCGAACACAAATGAATCCGCATTTCATCTTCAACGCATTAAATGCTATACAAAGCTTTGTCTATAAGAATGAACCGGCAGAGGCAGGTAAGTATTTATCAAATTTTGCCCGCCTTATACGTTTAGTACTTACCAACTCCAGGGAAGAATATATCACGCTAGATAACGAAATCAGAACCCTTGAGTATTACCTACAACTGCAAAGATTAAGGTTTAATAACAGGTTTGAATACAATATAATAATTGACGCTGCCATACATCGTGAACTCATTATGGTGCCTCCCATGCTTGCTCAGCCATTTATCGAAAATTCAATTGAACATGGAATACAGCACCTTTCAACACAAGGCAATATTGATATTGAATTTAAAATTATTGACAAGTGGATATATTTCAACATTCAGGACAATGGCATTGGAATTAACCAATCAAAGCTAAACTCACAGGAGCAATTCATTAAACATGATTCACTGGCATTAACTATCACTGAAGAACGGCTGAAGCTTCTTAATAAAAACAACCCGCAAAAAATTGAATTAAAAATAATAGAAACCCTCAACGAAAATAGTGAAGCAAAAGGCACTTCTATAACTTTTAATATCCCATACCGTACCATTAATGATAAGCATCCCACAATCTGA
- a CDS encoding YicC family protein, which translates to MLKSMTGFGQETGSIKGKKIIIEVRTLNSKTLDANLRLSAKFRDLEPEIRTMLGSKIDRGKVDLYMTLENETDFSDYKVNRDLAKHYLNELQLLGSEVGLPITADLLSTVLRLPDVVTQSASEMSEEDKQLIMRMFETALEKVDAFRIFEGAVLEKDFRQRINAILELLKETKPFEGKRIEDIRQRLRSDLAQIEQRIQIDNNRFEQEIIYYLEKIDFTEEKLRLEKHCNDFLRTISDDVSQGRKLGFIAQEIGREINTLGSKAYNADIQKIVVEMKNELEKVKEQLLNIL; encoded by the coding sequence ATGCTTAAATCAATGACTGGTTTCGGACAAGAAACCGGCTCCATAAAAGGTAAAAAGATAATTATAGAAGTACGAACCCTTAACAGCAAAACCCTTGATGCCAATCTTCGGCTTTCAGCAAAATTCAGGGATTTGGAGCCTGAAATTAGGACTATGCTAGGAAGTAAAATTGATCGCGGCAAGGTTGATCTGTATATGACCCTCGAAAATGAGACAGACTTTTCGGACTATAAAGTAAATCGCGATTTAGCAAAACATTATCTGAATGAACTTCAATTATTAGGTTCTGAGGTTGGTTTACCAATTACTGCAGATTTGTTGTCTACGGTTCTTCGCTTACCGGATGTAGTTACTCAATCGGCATCCGAAATGAGTGAAGAAGATAAGCAGTTGATCATGCGCATGTTTGAAACAGCCCTGGAGAAGGTTGATGCATTCAGAATTTTTGAAGGTGCTGTACTCGAAAAAGACTTCCGTCAACGAATCAATGCAATTTTGGAACTTTTAAAGGAAACAAAACCGTTTGAAGGTAAACGGATCGAAGACATACGCCAACGATTGCGGTCAGACCTCGCTCAGATTGAGCAGCGCATACAAATTGACAACAACCGCTTTGAGCAGGAAATCATTTATTATCTTGAGAAAATTGATTTTACCGAAGAAAAACTCCGGCTTGAGAAACATTGCAATGATTTTTTACGAACCATTTCGGATGATGTTTCTCAAGGCCGCAAACTGGGTTTCATCGCACAGGAAATTGGCCGCGAAATAAATACCCTTGGATCGAAAGCCTACAATGCCGATATACAGAAGATTGTGGTTGAGATGAAAAATGAACTTGAGAAAGTGAAAGAGCAATTGCTCAACATCCTGTAA
- the gmk gene encoding guanylate kinase: MKPKMIIISAPSGAGKTTLVKYLLSEFADIEFSISACSRSKREGETHGVDYYFLSAEEFKTKIENNEFVEWEEVYAGSFYGTLRSEVDRIWAKGHHVIFDVDVIGGLNIKKQFADNALAVFIMPPSIEVLEQRIRKRQSDSEEQIINRVKKAEWEMQFASKFDITVVNCEITIAHTELVEIVREFLDR; encoded by the coding sequence ATGAAACCCAAAATGATCATTATTTCTGCACCTTCCGGGGCCGGAAAAACAACACTGGTTAAGTATTTACTCTCTGAGTTTGCTGATATTGAGTTTTCAATTTCAGCGTGCAGCCGTTCCAAAAGAGAAGGCGAAACACATGGTGTGGATTATTATTTCCTTTCTGCTGAGGAGTTCAAAACGAAAATTGAGAATAACGAATTTGTTGAATGGGAGGAGGTTTATGCCGGATCATTTTATGGTACGCTAAGAAGCGAAGTGGACAGAATCTGGGCAAAAGGCCATCATGTGATCTTTGATGTTGATGTGATTGGAGGGTTGAATATCAAAAAACAATTTGCTGACAACGCATTGGCTGTATTTATAATGCCTCCATCCATTGAGGTACTTGAGCAAAGGATACGAAAAAGACAAAGTGATAGCGAAGAGCAAATTATCAATCGTGTTAAAAAAGCGGAATGGGAAATGCAGTTCGCTTCTAAATTCGACATCACCGTTGTAAACTGTGAAATAACCATTGCACACACAGAGTTGGTTGAAATTGTCAGGGAGTTTCTTGATCGATAA